In Desulfosediminicola ganghwensis, a single window of DNA contains:
- a CDS encoding NAD-binding protein, with amino-acid sequence MNYHGKLFIGLLLTVTFLLTGTAGYAIIEDYSFLDAFYMTVITITTVGFGEVHTLSETGRVFTILLILFGFGSIGFLAHTFTEALVERAASGNMEKRTMQKRIKELKNHVIICGYGRVGESATEHLASTGTEFVVIENDDEQIKLISENHFNYLPGDATKEDTLLAASIKQASGLLALLNSDPENLFTVLTARELNPTLHIIARTEMATSESRMLRAGADSIISPYAAAGRSVAEKILKLSDKLEEEPIPITELDQEPAWIDVTPQSDLAGHVVDTANSFLESKIVGIQRDESNILMPHPDEEILLGDRLLTVSICQKNPSSCTVKDAVKIILVDDNPVIRRLYTRIFQRSGFHILTAKNGTDGLARIITEKPDGAIIDHDLPDISGLDLCKRLRADKNLNSIKLILFTKHKDEETKTTAMKIGIDSIVIKSPDATEIVRTTKQVLKAGPAMNNSHA; translated from the coding sequence ATGAATTATCACGGGAAACTTTTTATCGGTTTGTTGCTTACTGTAACCTTCCTGCTCACAGGCACAGCCGGGTATGCCATTATAGAGGACTATTCATTTCTGGATGCCTTCTACATGACAGTTATCACGATCACCACTGTCGGTTTTGGAGAAGTTCATACCCTCTCGGAAACGGGGAGAGTTTTCACTATTCTTTTGATTCTGTTCGGATTTGGCTCCATAGGTTTTCTGGCACACACTTTCACAGAAGCACTGGTCGAGCGGGCGGCCAGCGGCAATATGGAGAAGCGCACCATGCAGAAACGGATAAAAGAGCTCAAGAATCACGTGATCATCTGCGGCTACGGAAGAGTTGGCGAATCAGCCACAGAACATCTTGCTTCAACAGGCACGGAATTCGTTGTTATTGAAAACGATGATGAACAGATTAAGCTGATCTCCGAGAACCATTTCAACTATCTGCCTGGCGACGCAACCAAAGAAGACACCCTTCTTGCCGCAAGCATCAAACAGGCAAGCGGCCTCCTTGCCCTGCTCAACTCAGATCCGGAAAACCTGTTCACGGTATTAACCGCTCGAGAACTCAACCCAACCCTGCACATTATAGCCAGAACAGAAATGGCGACTTCCGAATCACGAATGCTGAGAGCAGGGGCAGATTCAATAATTTCACCCTACGCAGCCGCAGGCAGGAGCGTTGCAGAAAAAATTCTAAAGCTATCAGACAAGCTGGAAGAAGAACCGATCCCCATTACCGAACTTGACCAGGAACCCGCTTGGATTGACGTGACACCTCAATCTGACCTTGCAGGCCATGTAGTAGATACGGCCAATTCTTTTCTGGAATCTAAAATCGTCGGAATCCAGAGAGACGAAAGCAATATCCTTATGCCGCACCCGGATGAGGAAATACTCTTGGGGGATAGACTGTTAACGGTAAGCATCTGCCAAAAAAATCCGTCATCATGTACCGTTAAAGATGCAGTAAAAATCATTCTCGTGGATGACAACCCCGTGATTCGCCGCCTTTACACCAGGATATTCCAACGTTCAGGCTTCCACATACTCACGGCCAAAAATGGAACAGATGGATTGGCACGAATTATCACTGAAAAACCAGATGGCGCTATAATAGATCATGACCTGCCTGATATCTCAGGCCTTGACCTCTGCAAAAGATTGCGAGCTGACAAGAACTTAAACTCTATAAAGCTTATCCTCTTCACCAAGCATAAAGATGAAGAGACAAAAACAACCGCAATGAAGATCGGCATTGATTCGATCGTCATAAAAAGCCCTGATGCAACGGAGATTGTACGAACCACAAAGCAGGTGCTTAAAGCAGGCCCAGCCATGAACAACAGTCATGCATAA
- the fmt gene encoding methionyl-tRNA formyltransferase produces the protein MTDRPFRIIFMGTPDFAEVTLQALLDGPDSVVAVVTQPDRPKGRGKKLTPPPVKVLAEQAGLPVLQPTKIKTQEFHDQLAAFEPDVIVVTAYGRILPTNILNLAPHGCINVHGSLLPAHRGAAPIQWSVINGDPETGITIIQMNEGMDTGDILLKAAITPDENETSGSLYPKLAELGGKTLLEALALLREGKLTATPQDESLATVAPMLKKEDGIIDWSKTAREIHCLIRGLDPWPSAYSFLEGTRFRFFAPEISNKDPEAAPGTILSADKRGLLIATGHNCLLIKEVQPEGKKRMTVEALLCGRSIENGAVFTS, from the coding sequence ATGACAGACCGCCCTTTTCGCATTATTTTCATGGGAACCCCTGACTTTGCCGAGGTTACTCTTCAAGCCTTGCTGGATGGCCCCGATTCTGTGGTAGCAGTTGTAACTCAACCCGACAGACCCAAGGGACGAGGTAAAAAACTCACCCCTCCACCGGTGAAGGTGCTAGCCGAACAGGCTGGACTGCCCGTACTGCAGCCAACGAAAATCAAAACCCAGGAGTTCCACGATCAGCTTGCCGCATTTGAGCCTGATGTTATCGTGGTGACAGCATACGGTCGCATTCTCCCCACTAATATCCTGAACCTCGCACCCCATGGCTGCATAAACGTTCATGGTTCGTTATTGCCGGCTCACCGGGGAGCTGCACCGATCCAATGGTCTGTCATAAACGGAGACCCTGAAACAGGGATTACCATTATACAGATGAACGAAGGTATGGATACAGGTGATATCCTCCTGAAGGCGGCTATCACACCTGACGAGAACGAAACTTCAGGTAGTCTCTACCCAAAGCTTGCAGAACTCGGTGGCAAGACGCTGCTTGAGGCACTGGCCCTCCTGCGCGAAGGCAAACTAACGGCCACTCCACAAGACGAATCCCTGGCAACTGTTGCCCCGATGCTGAAAAAAGAAGATGGCATAATCGACTGGAGCAAGACCGCCAGGGAGATTCACTGCCTCATCAGGGGCCTCGATCCATGGCCCTCCGCCTACAGTTTTCTTGAAGGCACCCGATTCCGCTTCTTTGCCCCCGAAATCAGCAATAAGGACCCTGAAGCCGCACCCGGCACAATCCTTTCTGCAGACAAACGAGGTCTGCTTATTGCCACCGGCCACAACTGCCTGCTGATAAAGGAAGTTCAACCGGAGGGCAAAAAACGCATGACGGTCGAAGCACTGCTTTGCGGCAGATCCATTGAAAACGGTGCAGTTTTCACATCCTGA
- a CDS encoding TAXI family TRAP transporter solute-binding subunit, protein MKKSASLMAAVAFGCVTAFSVMSGAAFAQDQKFVTIGTGGVTGVYYPTGGAIARLVNKGKKEHGIRATVESTGGSIYNLNAIRSGELDMGVAQSDWQYHAYHGTSKFEEAGPNKDLRAVFSVHPEPFTVVARADSGVKNFTDLKGKRVNIGNPGSGQRGTMDVVMTQLGWTLDDFKLASELKPAEQSKALCDNKVDAIIYTVGHPNGSIQEATTACDSVLVNVDGPKIEELVAEKDYYRIATIPGGMYRGSDEDTTTFGVGATFVSSANVPEEVIYNVVKAVFENFDQFKKLHPAFANLKKEEMIKDGLSAPLHDGAAKYYKEAGLM, encoded by the coding sequence ATGAAAAAAAGTGCGTCCTTAATGGCGGCTGTTGCTTTTGGTTGCGTAACCGCTTTCAGTGTAATGAGTGGAGCAGCTTTTGCTCAGGATCAGAAATTTGTTACCATCGGAACCGGTGGTGTAACCGGTGTTTACTACCCGACTGGTGGTGCAATTGCCCGTCTGGTAAATAAAGGCAAAAAAGAGCATGGAATTCGAGCTACTGTAGAGAGTACTGGTGGTTCCATCTACAATCTCAATGCTATCAGATCCGGCGAACTCGATATGGGTGTTGCCCAGTCTGATTGGCAGTATCATGCATACCACGGTACCAGCAAATTCGAAGAAGCTGGCCCTAATAAAGATCTTCGCGCAGTATTTTCCGTACACCCAGAGCCTTTCACCGTTGTTGCCCGTGCAGACTCCGGTGTGAAGAACTTCACCGATCTCAAAGGCAAACGCGTAAACATTGGTAACCCTGGCTCCGGTCAGCGCGGAACCATGGATGTTGTCATGACCCAGCTCGGATGGACTCTTGATGACTTCAAACTGGCTTCCGAGCTCAAGCCTGCAGAGCAGTCCAAAGCTCTTTGTGACAACAAGGTAGATGCAATTATCTACACTGTTGGTCATCCAAACGGATCTATCCAGGAAGCTACCACCGCTTGTGATTCAGTTCTGGTAAATGTTGATGGTCCCAAAATTGAAGAACTGGTTGCTGAAAAGGATTACTACCGCATCGCTACCATTCCTGGCGGCATGTACCGTGGTTCAGATGAAGACACCACAACTTTTGGTGTTGGCGCTACCTTCGTTTCCTCTGCAAACGTACCTGAAGAAGTTATCTATAATGTAGTGAAGGCTGTATTCGAGAACTTCGACCAGTTCAAGAAACTGCATCCCGCTTTCGCCAATCTCAAGAAAGAAGAAATGATCAAGGATGGTCTTTCTGCTCCTCTGCACGATGGTGCTGCGAAATACTACAAAGAAGCAGGCCTGATGTAA
- the def gene encoding peptide deformylase — MSIRKIYQYPEPVLRQETRPIEQFDDELKKLVEDMAETMYDAPGIGLAAPQIGESRKLIVVDISQDREEGQEYMAMVNPEIIAHEGHQLDEEGCLSVPELTSKVKRFKKITVAYQDLEGNKLEVETEDRFAVVLQHEIDHLNGILFIDHLSTLKRNLYKKKVKKWLADNPKAKVTA; from the coding sequence ATGAGTATACGTAAAATTTACCAATACCCCGAGCCGGTTCTCCGGCAGGAAACACGACCGATAGAGCAGTTTGATGATGAGCTGAAAAAGCTTGTCGAAGACATGGCAGAGACGATGTATGACGCCCCCGGCATAGGCCTTGCCGCACCACAGATAGGTGAATCGCGCAAACTCATTGTCGTCGACATTTCCCAGGACCGCGAAGAAGGGCAGGAATACATGGCCATGGTCAATCCTGAAATCATCGCCCATGAGGGCCACCAGCTCGACGAAGAAGGTTGTCTTTCCGTGCCGGAACTCACCTCCAAGGTCAAGCGATTTAAAAAAATCACTGTCGCCTACCAGGACCTTGAGGGCAACAAGCTCGAAGTAGAGACTGAAGATCGCTTTGCAGTTGTTCTTCAGCACGAGATCGACCACCTGAACGGCATCCTTTTCATCGACCACCTGAGCACGCTCAAGCGCAACCTCTACAAAAAGAAAGTAAAGAAATGGCTGGCTGACAACCCGAAAGCCAAGGTGACCGCATGA
- a CDS encoding phosphatidylglycerophosphatase A, with protein MQFSHPDIPDHTIYRMKTLTMAIATGLWVGFLPKAPGTWGSLFAFLPWLLIKGLTLPFYLLTLIGVFIIGFFAAGSAEKILDRADAGPIVIDEILGMFIALLLCPNHPVALALAFILFRIFDIAKPFPVSWFDQRIHGGFGIMMDDVIAGLYALICLQIIWLFIGPIL; from the coding sequence GTGCAGTTTTCACATCCTGACATCCCCGACCACACTATTTATCGAATGAAAACTCTTACCATGGCAATCGCCACAGGCCTGTGGGTTGGCTTTCTCCCCAAAGCTCCCGGCACCTGGGGTTCACTGTTTGCTTTTTTACCCTGGTTGCTCATAAAAGGGCTCACCCTGCCCTTTTACCTGCTGACGTTGATTGGTGTTTTTATCATAGGTTTCTTTGCTGCCGGCTCAGCCGAAAAGATTCTCGACCGGGCAGATGCCGGGCCTATCGTCATTGATGAGATTCTCGGCATGTTCATCGCCTTGCTACTCTGCCCCAATCACCCGGTAGCCCTGGCGCTCGCCTTTATCCTGTTTCGTATATTCGATATCGCCAAACCATTCCCGGTTTCCTGGTTTGACCAACGAATTCACGGCGGCTTCGGCATTATGATGGACGACGTTATCGCCGGACTCTATGCCCTTATCTGCCTGCAAATCATCTGGCTGTTTATCGGGCCCATACTATAA